A genomic stretch from Xenopus laevis strain J_2021 chromosome 6S, Xenopus_laevis_v10.1, whole genome shotgun sequence includes:
- the zdhhc3.S gene encoding zinc finger DHHC-type containing 3 S homeolog isoform X3, translated as MLTQSHRYRDIEREAVYLQPEKCIPPPAQDFMDKGAVPKGNATKEFIESLQLKPGQVVYKCPKCCSIKPDRAHHCSVCKRCIRKMDHHCPWVNNCVGENNQKFFVLFTMYISLISLHALLMVALHFLYCFEEDWTKCSSFSPPTTVILLIMLCFEGLLFLIFTAVMFGTQVHSICTDETGIERLKKENPTWEKTSSWAGLKQALEGISLQDGLVPSPIHYTNRSLQTWNVLWCTTAMTMLLVTWLAMWKLLKWDMEMNS; from the exons ATGTTGACCCAAAGCCACCGCTACCGAGATATTGAGAGGGAAGCAGTATACCTCCAACCAGAGAAGTGTATCCCTCCGCCTGCACAAGACTTCATGGATAAG GGTGCTGTCCCCAAAGGAAATGCTACAAAAGAATTTATTGAGAGCTTGCAGTTGAAGCCCGGACAAGTGGTTTATAAATGTCCAAAATGCTGCAGCATTAAACCTGACCGAGCGCATCATTGCAG TGTGTGTAAGAGATGTATTCGAAAGATGGATCATCACTGCCCTTGGGTTAACAACTGTGTCGGAGAGAACAATCAGAAATTCTTTGTTTTGTTCACA ATGTACATATCTCTGATTTCTTTGCATGCCCTTTTAATGGTGGCCTTACATTTCCTATATTGCTTTGAAGAAGATTGGACAA AATGTAGTTCCTTTTCGCCTCCAACGACAGTCATTTTGCTGATCATGCTTTGCTTTGAGGGCCTGCTTTTCCTTATCTTCACTGCAGTGATGTTTGGAACTCAAGTACATTCCATCTGCACAGATGAAACG GGTATAGAgcgtctaaaaaaagaaaatcccacTTGGGAGAAAACCAGCAGCTGGGCAGGTCTAAAGCAAGCTTTGGAGGGGATTTCTCTCCAGGATGGTTTAGTCCCTTCTCCCATTCACTATACCAACAGGTCCCTTCAGACATGGAATGTGCTATGGTGTACGACAGCAATGACTATGTTACTGGTCACATGGTTGGCCATGTGGAAGTTATTGAAGTGGGACATGGAAATGAATAGCTGA
- the zdhhc3.S gene encoding zinc finger DHHC-type containing 3 S homeolog, giving the protein MLTQSHRYRDIEREAVYLQPEKCIPPPAQDFMDKVWFIKDCCGIACAVVTWLLVFYAEFVVIFIMLLPSKDVIYSIINGIIFNILAFLALASHFRAMITDPGAVPKGNATKEFIESLQLKPGQVVYKCPKCCSIKPDRAHHCSVCKRCIRKMDHHCPWVNNCVGENNQKFFVLFTMYISLISLHALLMVALHFLYCFEEDWTKCSSFSPPTTVILLIMLCFEGLLFLIFTAVMFGTQVHSICTDETGIEQLKKEERRWAKKTRWMNLKAVFGHPFSIGWLSPLATPEKGKADPYQYVV; this is encoded by the exons ATGTTGACCCAAAGCCACCGCTACCGAGATATTGAGAGGGAAGCAGTATACCTCCAACCAGAGAAGTGTATCCCTCCGCCTGCACAAGACTTCATGGATAAGGTGTGGTTCATCAAGGACTGCTGTGGCATTGCATGTGCAGTAGTGACCTGGTTGCTGGTTTTCTATGCTGAGTTTGTGGTCATCTTTATCATGCTGTTACCTTCCAAGGATGTGATTTACAGTATAATCAATGGGATAATCTTTAACATACTGGCCTTTCTGGCTTTGGCATCACATTTTCGAGCCATGATTACTGATCCT GGTGCTGTCCCCAAAGGAAATGCTACAAAAGAATTTATTGAGAGCTTGCAGTTGAAGCCCGGACAAGTGGTTTATAAATGTCCAAAATGCTGCAGCATTAAACCTGACCGAGCGCATCATTGCAG TGTGTGTAAGAGATGTATTCGAAAGATGGATCATCACTGCCCTTGGGTTAACAACTGTGTCGGAGAGAACAATCAGAAATTCTTTGTTTTGTTCACA ATGTACATATCTCTGATTTCTTTGCATGCCCTTTTAATGGTGGCCTTACATTTCCTATATTGCTTTGAAGAAGATTGGACAA AATGTAGTTCCTTTTCGCCTCCAACGACAGTCATTTTGCTGATCATGCTTTGCTTTGAGGGCCTGCTTTTCCTTATCTTCACTGCAGTGATGTTTGGAACTCAAGTACATTCCATCTGCACAGATGAAACG GGAATAGAACAGTTGAAAAAGGAAGAGAGAAGATGGGCTAAAAAAACAAGATGGATGAATCTCAAGGCAGTATTTGGCCACCCGTTCTCAATAGGGTGGCTTAGTCCTCTTGCCACGCCAGAAAAGGGAAAAGCAGATCCTTACCAGTATGTGGTCTGA
- the zdhhc3.S gene encoding zinc finger DHHC-type containing 3 S homeolog isoform X2, with protein sequence MLTQSHRYRDIEREAVYLQPEKCIPPPAQDFMDKVWFIKDCCGIACAVVTWLLVFYAEFVVIFIMLLPSKDVIYSIINGIIFNILAFLALASHFRAMITDPGAVPKGNATKEFIESLQLKPGQVVYKCPKCCSIKPDRAHHCSVCKRCIRKMDHHCPWVNNCVGENNQKFFVLFTMYISLISLHALLMVALHFLYCFEEDWTKCSSFSPPTTVILLIMLCFEGLLFLIFTAVMFGTQVHSICTDETCLNAPSTQNGDLMELNVDYCGLF encoded by the exons ATGTTGACCCAAAGCCACCGCTACCGAGATATTGAGAGGGAAGCAGTATACCTCCAACCAGAGAAGTGTATCCCTCCGCCTGCACAAGACTTCATGGATAAGGTGTGGTTCATCAAGGACTGCTGTGGCATTGCATGTGCAGTAGTGACCTGGTTGCTGGTTTTCTATGCTGAGTTTGTGGTCATCTTTATCATGCTGTTACCTTCCAAGGATGTGATTTACAGTATAATCAATGGGATAATCTTTAACATACTGGCCTTTCTGGCTTTGGCATCACATTTTCGAGCCATGATTACTGATCCT GGTGCTGTCCCCAAAGGAAATGCTACAAAAGAATTTATTGAGAGCTTGCAGTTGAAGCCCGGACAAGTGGTTTATAAATGTCCAAAATGCTGCAGCATTAAACCTGACCGAGCGCATCATTGCAG TGTGTGTAAGAGATGTATTCGAAAGATGGATCATCACTGCCCTTGGGTTAACAACTGTGTCGGAGAGAACAATCAGAAATTCTTTGTTTTGTTCACA ATGTACATATCTCTGATTTCTTTGCATGCCCTTTTAATGGTGGCCTTACATTTCCTATATTGCTTTGAAGAAGATTGGACAA AATGTAGTTCCTTTTCGCCTCCAACGACAGTCATTTTGCTGATCATGCTTTGCTTTGAGGGCCTGCTTTTCCTTATCTTCACTGCAGTGATGTTTGGAACTCAAGTACATTCCATCTGCACAGATGAAACG TGTCTGAATGCACCCAGTACCCAGAATGGTGATCTAATGGAGCTGAATGTGGATTATTGTGGGTTGTTTTAA
- the zdhhc3.S gene encoding zinc finger DHHC-type containing 3 S homeolog isoform X1, with product MLTQSHRYRDIEREAVYLQPEKCIPPPAQDFMDKVWFIKDCCGIACAVVTWLLVFYAEFVVIFIMLLPSKDVIYSIINGIIFNILAFLALASHFRAMITDPGAVPKGNATKEFIESLQLKPGQVVYKCPKCCSIKPDRAHHCSVCKRCIRKMDHHCPWVNNCVGENNQKFFVLFTMYISLISLHALLMVALHFLYCFEEDWTKCSSFSPPTTVILLIMLCFEGLLFLIFTAVMFGTQVHSICTDETGIERLKKENPTWEKTSSWAGLKQALEGISLQDGLVPSPIHYTNRSLQTWNVLWCTTAMTMLLVTWLAMWKLLKWDMEMNS from the exons ATGTTGACCCAAAGCCACCGCTACCGAGATATTGAGAGGGAAGCAGTATACCTCCAACCAGAGAAGTGTATCCCTCCGCCTGCACAAGACTTCATGGATAAGGTGTGGTTCATCAAGGACTGCTGTGGCATTGCATGTGCAGTAGTGACCTGGTTGCTGGTTTTCTATGCTGAGTTTGTGGTCATCTTTATCATGCTGTTACCTTCCAAGGATGTGATTTACAGTATAATCAATGGGATAATCTTTAACATACTGGCCTTTCTGGCTTTGGCATCACATTTTCGAGCCATGATTACTGATCCT GGTGCTGTCCCCAAAGGAAATGCTACAAAAGAATTTATTGAGAGCTTGCAGTTGAAGCCCGGACAAGTGGTTTATAAATGTCCAAAATGCTGCAGCATTAAACCTGACCGAGCGCATCATTGCAG TGTGTGTAAGAGATGTATTCGAAAGATGGATCATCACTGCCCTTGGGTTAACAACTGTGTCGGAGAGAACAATCAGAAATTCTTTGTTTTGTTCACA ATGTACATATCTCTGATTTCTTTGCATGCCCTTTTAATGGTGGCCTTACATTTCCTATATTGCTTTGAAGAAGATTGGACAA AATGTAGTTCCTTTTCGCCTCCAACGACAGTCATTTTGCTGATCATGCTTTGCTTTGAGGGCCTGCTTTTCCTTATCTTCACTGCAGTGATGTTTGGAACTCAAGTACATTCCATCTGCACAGATGAAACG GGTATAGAgcgtctaaaaaaagaaaatcccacTTGGGAGAAAACCAGCAGCTGGGCAGGTCTAAAGCAAGCTTTGGAGGGGATTTCTCTCCAGGATGGTTTAGTCCCTTCTCCCATTCACTATACCAACAGGTCCCTTCAGACATGGAATGTGCTATGGTGTACGACAGCAATGACTATGTTACTGGTCACATGGTTGGCCATGTGGAAGTTATTGAAGTGGGACATGGAAATGAATAGCTGA